One stretch of Pseudomonas azotoformans DNA includes these proteins:
- a CDS encoding amino acid dehydrogenase, which produces MLLSSVPPVAASLITTTDCVLQAAPVSKGWRADAPRNVVFLSPALTRQALLIQIALLRPTTIIVGDQPIDADVLEQWRTSHPFGNLCLIRRGTSLDKIRLDLCESHAIQVLNTPGVNAPHVAAYILRWLRLADGSIPRDVRVLGYGNVGKELVNLLLDRDPDVRIRVLVRPGRAPDTLGNAASDSRVSFVVDWFEALEGAAAVAVCVSLNDESVHRLDRALIQCLHRQARLICVAKPDVFSDGALHALAEAENMQLVLDYGPATLDAFRQRTQTLGCEVSTWYRPATLTTQASTTEACQRDLDYAVSIQLSLMALRGLVRRKLAQSLTLPSLPVDSSAPRVSIIGRGINGLFQAVMLRLANYQVTVYGGDQKSDGTGYADLYLAVECNRAGIELFERFLADNPTLTRFALARDVEVSGYGLELIHLKREIKALLRGSGVRFPSQFLSRVQIAERSRGHFVVIASEEGGTSIVHCCAHHQVAAGGTYAGGTIQGLLWASLVQEIIQANQNLAVE; this is translated from the coding sequence ATGTTGCTCTCTTCAGTTCCTCCGGTCGCCGCGTCACTCATCACCACCACCGACTGTGTTTTACAGGCTGCGCCTGTGTCGAAAGGCTGGAGGGCCGACGCGCCCAGAAACGTCGTGTTTCTTTCCCCGGCATTGACCAGGCAGGCGCTGCTCATACAGATCGCGCTCCTGCGTCCAACAACCATCATTGTTGGAGACCAACCCATCGATGCGGATGTCCTGGAGCAATGGCGTACCTCCCACCCTTTTGGAAACCTCTGTTTGATCCGCAGAGGGACGAGCCTGGACAAGATACGACTGGACCTGTGTGAATCCCACGCCATTCAAGTACTCAACACCCCAGGGGTGAACGCGCCGCATGTGGCCGCCTACATCCTGCGTTGGCTGAGACTGGCGGATGGTTCCATCCCCCGGGACGTGCGCGTACTGGGATACGGTAATGTGGGGAAAGAGCTGGTCAACCTGTTGCTTGATCGAGATCCCGATGTTCGGATCAGAGTGTTGGTCCGGCCAGGTCGAGCGCCGGATACTCTCGGGAATGCCGCTTCCGACAGTCGAGTGTCATTTGTCGTGGACTGGTTCGAGGCCTTGGAGGGCGCCGCTGCTGTGGCAGTGTGCGTATCCCTCAATGACGAGTCCGTTCATCGCCTTGATCGGGCTCTTATTCAGTGCCTGCACCGACAAGCCCGCCTGATCTGTGTCGCCAAGCCGGATGTCTTTAGCGACGGTGCGTTGCATGCCCTGGCCGAGGCTGAAAATATGCAGCTGGTATTGGACTATGGGCCAGCGACATTGGATGCGTTCCGGCAACGCACGCAGACGCTCGGCTGCGAGGTCTCCACCTGGTACAGGCCTGCGACGCTCACTACCCAGGCATCAACCACCGAGGCCTGCCAGCGCGACCTTGACTATGCCGTTTCAATACAGCTGAGTTTGATGGCCTTGCGCGGTCTGGTGAGGCGTAAACTTGCACAATCATTGACGCTCCCTTCTCTGCCGGTAGATTCCAGTGCGCCGCGTGTGTCGATTATCGGCAGAGGCATCAATGGCCTGTTCCAGGCCGTGATGCTCCGGTTGGCGAATTATCAGGTCACCGTGTATGGGGGAGATCAGAAGAGCGATGGCACCGGTTATGCCGATCTGTATTTGGCCGTTGAATGCAATCGTGCAGGTATCGAGCTGTTTGAAAGGTTTCTGGCTGACAATCCAACGCTGACACGATTCGCGCTGGCTCGGGATGTTGAGGTTTCGGGCTACGGCCTGGAACTTATCCATTTAAAGAGGGAGATCAAGGCGCTTTTGAGAGGCTCCGGGGTTCGGTTTCCGTCACAGTTTCTGAGTCGGGTTCAGATCGCCGAGCGGAGCAGGGGGCACTTCGTGGTTATAGCCAGTGAGGAGGGCGGAACTTCGATAGTTCACTGTTGCGCCCATCACCAAGTAGCAGCCGGAGGCACCTACGCCGGCGGCACAATCCAAGGACTGTTATGGGCCTCCCTGGTCCAGGAGATCATCCAGGCAAACCAGAACCTGGCGGTTGAATGA
- a CDS encoding peptidoglycan recognition protein family protein, giving the protein MSSIDSEGMLIADRVELRRFQSIEHGDLRSVSALVVHQTDAPTAPHTFNAYLAKGNGAHFLIEKNGVIYQTASLKKRCYHVGRYLRSKCMATDKATCDPARIRAIQALTWTLQIRALDRYERTKGYPERFPMNADSLGIELVGKHLDAARYEEVTAMQNQSLRWLVGELYGHFRLTPEDVYRHPQISYKHPGEASSAVWQ; this is encoded by the coding sequence ATGTCGAGTATTGATAGCGAAGGGATGTTGATTGCCGACAGAGTCGAACTCCGTCGGTTTCAATCGATCGAGCACGGGGATTTGCGCAGCGTGAGCGCGCTGGTGGTTCACCAGACAGATGCCCCGACCGCCCCGCACACCTTTAATGCCTACCTTGCCAAGGGCAACGGAGCACACTTTCTCATCGAGAAAAATGGTGTGATCTACCAGACGGCCAGCCTCAAGAAACGCTGTTATCACGTTGGCCGCTACTTGCGTTCCAAGTGCATGGCAACGGACAAGGCAACGTGCGACCCCGCCCGAATCCGAGCTATTCAAGCACTCACCTGGACCTTGCAGATCCGCGCGCTGGATCGGTATGAACGCACCAAGGGCTATCCTGAGCGATTCCCGATGAATGCGGACTCCCTGGGCATCGAATTGGTCGGCAAGCATCTGGATGCTGCACGTTATGAGGAGGTGACCGCGATGCAGAATCAATCTCTGCGATGGCTGGTGGGGGAGTTATATGGTCATTTCCGCCTGACGCCGGAGGACGTCTACAGGCATCCGCAAATCTCTTACAAACACCCCGGCGAAGCCAGCAGTGCGGTGTGGCAATGA
- a CDS encoding PA1414 family protein, with amino-acid sequence MKEKIQNWLHDLGVALGLIEPPLQPVPIRTDDEQRRPRRR; translated from the coding sequence ATGAAAGAGAAAATTCAAAACTGGCTCCATGACCTGGGTGTTGCACTGGGCTTGATCGAGCCTCCGCTGCAGCCGGTACCGATTCGCACAGATGACGAGCAGCGTCGTCCACGTCGCAGGTAA
- the ptrR gene encoding putrescine utilization regulator PtrR yields the protein MEFSQLRIFQAVAEEGSITRAADRLHRVPSNLSTRLKQMEEQLGVELFVRERQRLQLSPAGKVLLDYSTRLLALHDEAHGAVQGGQPAGDFVLGSMYSTAAVHLPKLLAGYHKAYPMVNLQVQSAPSGELLEGLITGRLDAAFVDGPITIASLDGIALCEERLVLICEADHPPVRGPQDVAGRSVFTFRRSCAYRTRLETWFSHERVAMGRAIEIESYQGMLACVIAGSGVALMSESMLDSLPGKDSVSVHPLIGPFATATTWLMWRKGMLGANLNAWIDLQQADKAAVVQDTRAIA from the coding sequence ATGGAGTTCAGTCAATTGCGCATTTTCCAGGCCGTGGCGGAAGAGGGCTCCATTACCCGTGCGGCTGACCGCTTGCATCGGGTGCCGTCGAATCTGTCGACGCGCCTCAAGCAAATGGAGGAGCAGCTTGGTGTAGAGCTGTTCGTGCGTGAACGCCAACGCTTGCAGCTTTCTCCTGCGGGCAAGGTGCTGCTGGACTACAGCACCCGTCTGCTGGCCCTGCATGACGAGGCCCACGGTGCCGTGCAAGGTGGGCAACCGGCTGGCGATTTTGTATTGGGCAGCATGTACAGCACGGCCGCGGTGCATTTGCCGAAGTTGTTGGCGGGCTATCACAAGGCTTATCCGATGGTGAACCTTCAGGTGCAATCGGCGCCCAGCGGGGAGTTGCTCGAAGGGTTGATCACCGGTCGCCTGGATGCGGCCTTTGTGGACGGTCCCATCACCATCGCCTCCCTGGACGGCATCGCACTGTGCGAAGAGCGCCTGGTGCTGATTTGCGAGGCCGACCACCCTCCCGTACGTGGCCCCCAGGATGTCGCTGGGCGCTCAGTGTTCACCTTCCGTCGCAGCTGCGCCTACCGCACCCGCCTGGAGACCTGGTTTTCCCACGAGCGCGTGGCCATGGGCCGGGCGATCGAGATCGAGTCCTACCAGGGCATGCTCGCCTGCGTGATCGCCGGATCGGGTGTGGCGCTGATGTCCGAATCGATGCTCGACAGCCTGCCCGGCAAGGACAGTGTGTCCGTTCATCCGCTGATAGGGCCTTTTGCCACTGCGACCACCTGGCTGATGTGGCGAAAGGGTATGCTCGGCGCTAACCTCAACGCATGGATCGACTTGCAGCAAGCCGACAAGGCTGCGGTTGTGCAAGACACACGCGCCATTGCTTGA
- a CDS encoding MFS transporter gives MSPLIRLTASFVALMMAMGIGRFALTPQMPHLLSEGQIDLTGAGLIAAANYLGYFVGAVDSIFARSHHHVRGRLYGGLWLCVLLTLASYWAHGFWPHLLLRFGTGVASAWALVMITSLSQPLAMAAGRPRLGALVFAGPGLGILLTGLLALGSNLLGQSSATLWLVYGAVALVMLLAILPFLPKPSAAAPLTGHSDAGSNGSIAHLCWIYVLYGLGYIIPATFLSQMASAQFKGVWQADLFWPCFGLAAAIGVVVATLRRKDPNTTRRWLMATLWLQAAGVFACLLGNGWGLALGVLLCGGPFLACMQLVMARLREVAPHGYQRSTGLLTASFAIGQLSGPLLASVSSHLSGGLQPALVVAGAGLLVAGSVLINRQPAAQAHAPVHAAPTPGKTAHPGSTR, from the coding sequence ATGTCTCCCTTGATTCGCTTAACAGCCAGCTTTGTCGCCCTGATGATGGCGATGGGCATTGGCCGCTTCGCCCTCACCCCGCAAATGCCCCACCTGCTCAGTGAAGGGCAGATCGACTTGACCGGCGCCGGCCTGATCGCCGCCGCCAATTACCTGGGCTACTTCGTGGGCGCGGTGGATTCGATCTTCGCGCGCAGCCATCACCACGTGCGTGGCCGTTTGTATGGCGGGTTGTGGCTGTGCGTGCTGCTGACCCTGGCGTCGTACTGGGCCCATGGTTTCTGGCCGCATCTGTTGCTGCGCTTTGGCACCGGTGTCGCGAGTGCCTGGGCGCTGGTGATGATCACCAGCCTGAGCCAGCCGCTGGCGATGGCCGCCGGGCGTCCACGCCTGGGTGCCTTGGTGTTCGCAGGGCCGGGGCTGGGGATTCTATTGACCGGCCTGCTGGCGCTGGGCTCGAACCTGCTGGGGCAAAGCTCGGCAACGTTATGGCTGGTGTACGGCGCGGTGGCGCTGGTGATGTTACTGGCGATTCTGCCGTTTCTGCCCAAGCCGTCTGCCGCCGCCCCCCTGACCGGCCACTCCGACGCAGGCAGCAACGGCAGCATCGCGCACTTGTGCTGGATCTACGTGTTGTACGGCCTGGGCTACATCATCCCGGCAACGTTTCTGTCGCAGATGGCCAGCGCACAGTTCAAGGGCGTCTGGCAGGCTGACCTGTTCTGGCCGTGCTTCGGCCTGGCGGCCGCGATCGGTGTGGTGGTGGCGACCCTGCGCCGCAAGGACCCGAACACCACGCGCCGCTGGCTGATGGCCACGCTCTGGCTGCAAGCGGCGGGGGTGTTTGCCTGCTTGCTGGGCAACGGCTGGGGCCTGGCACTGGGGGTCCTGCTGTGTGGTGGGCCGTTCCTGGCCTGCATGCAGTTGGTGATGGCCCGGCTGCGGGAAGTCGCGCCCCATGGCTACCAGCGCAGCACCGGGCTGTTGACCGCCAGCTTTGCCATCGGCCAATTGAGCGGGCCGTTGCTGGCGTCGGTCAGCAGCCACTTGAGCGGTGGCCTGCAACCGGCGTTGGTGGTCGCTGGAGCAGGCTTGTTGGTAGCGGGCTCGGTGCTGATCAACCGGCAACCAGCGGCGCAGGCACACGCACCTGTTCACGCCGCGCCAACACCAGGAAAAACAGCCCACCCAGGAAGCACCCGGTAA
- a CDS encoding NCS1 family nucleobase:cation symporter-1, which translates to MTEQLPKGYSPRLYNQDLGPLPQKWTWYNIFAFWMSDVHSVGGYVFAASLFALGLASWQVLIALLAGICIVQLIANLVAKPSQQAAVPYPVICRLAFGVFGANIPAVIRGLIAVAWYGIQTYLASSALIIVVLRFFPQMAVYAEPHFAGLSYLGWFGFLSLWVLQAAVFWAGMESIRRFIDWAGPVVYAVMFVLAGWIVWKAGWSNISFTLAEKSLSGWQAFGQVIVATALVVSYFSGPTLNFGDFSRYCRSMQDVRRGNFWGLPVNFLAFSLVTVVIVSGTLPVFGEMLHDPIATVSRIDNSMAVLLGAFAFVTATIGINIVANFVSPAFDFANVAPSKISWRAGGMIAAVASIFITPWNLFNNPLMIHYTLDILAAFIGPLFGILLVDFYLIKKQQIDVDALFDDSPNGRYYFDGGVNWTAVKALVPATLVGVAITFTPALQGMANFAWFTGCFLGGLFFLVLARREQVRVPAPLVAG; encoded by the coding sequence ATGACCGAACAATTGCCCAAAGGCTACAGCCCGCGCCTATATAACCAGGACTTGGGCCCGCTGCCGCAGAAGTGGACCTGGTACAACATCTTCGCATTCTGGATGAGCGACGTGCACAGCGTCGGCGGCTATGTGTTCGCCGCCAGCCTGTTCGCCCTGGGCCTGGCCAGTTGGCAGGTGTTGATCGCGTTGCTCGCGGGCATTTGCATCGTGCAGTTGATCGCCAACCTGGTGGCCAAGCCGAGCCAGCAGGCTGCGGTGCCTTATCCGGTGATCTGCCGCCTGGCGTTTGGGGTGTTCGGCGCGAATATTCCGGCGGTGATTCGTGGTCTCATCGCCGTGGCCTGGTACGGGATTCAGACGTACCTGGCGTCGAGTGCCTTGATCATCGTGGTGCTGCGCTTCTTCCCACAGATGGCGGTGTATGCAGAACCGCATTTTGCAGGCCTGTCCTACCTTGGCTGGTTTGGTTTCCTCAGCCTGTGGGTGTTGCAGGCGGCGGTGTTCTGGGCGGGCATGGAGTCCATCCGCCGTTTTATCGATTGGGCAGGGCCGGTGGTATACGCGGTCATGTTTGTACTGGCGGGTTGGATCGTGTGGAAGGCCGGCTGGTCGAACATCAGCTTTACCCTGGCGGAAAAATCCCTGTCGGGCTGGCAGGCATTTGGCCAGGTGATTGTGGCGACGGCGCTGGTGGTGTCGTACTTCTCCGGCCCTACCTTGAATTTCGGCGATTTCAGCCGTTACTGCCGCAGCATGCAGGACGTGCGACGCGGCAACTTCTGGGGGCTACCGGTGAATTTCCTGGCGTTTTCCCTGGTGACCGTGGTGATTGTCTCGGGCACCTTGCCGGTGTTTGGCGAAATGCTGCATGACCCGATCGCCACCGTGTCGCGCATCGACAACAGCATGGCCGTATTGCTCGGTGCCTTTGCCTTCGTCACCGCGACCATCGGTATCAACATCGTCGCCAACTTCGTCTCGCCGGCGTTTGACTTCGCCAACGTCGCGCCGAGCAAGATCAGCTGGCGCGCCGGCGGGATGATCGCTGCCGTGGCCTCGATCTTCATCACCCCGTGGAACCTGTTCAATAACCCGCTGATGATCCACTACACCCTGGATATCCTCGCGGCGTTTATCGGCCCGTTGTTCGGGATCCTGCTGGTGGATTTCTACCTGATCAAAAAACAGCAGATCGACGTGGACGCCCTGTTCGATGACAGCCCGAACGGGCGCTATTACTTCGACGGCGGGGTGAACTGGACAGCGGTCAAGGCGTTGGTGCCTGCGACGCTGGTGGGCGTCGCGATCACCTTCACCCCGGCCTTGCAGGGCATGGCCAACTTTGCCTGGTTTACCGGGTGCTTCCTGGGTGGGCTGTTTTTCCTGGTGTTGGCGCGGCGTGAACAGGTGCGTGTGCCTGCGCCGCTGGTTGCCGGTTGA
- a CDS encoding DUF2177 family protein, which yields MNKKTLFAYLGTLLAFLILDGLWLGVIMGPTYKSLLGPLMLDQPRLLPATLFYLLYVLGCVVFVVLPSASWQRAARLGALLGLVAYGTYDLSNWATLQGWSAQLAIMDMAWGTFLTAACCTVGYLCAQRVRR from the coding sequence ATGAATAAGAAAACGCTGTTCGCCTACCTTGGCACGTTGCTCGCCTTCCTGATTCTGGACGGCCTCTGGCTCGGCGTCATCATGGGGCCCACCTATAAGTCCCTGCTGGGTCCACTGATGCTGGATCAACCACGCCTCTTGCCTGCAACGCTGTTTTATCTCCTTTATGTGCTCGGTTGCGTCGTGTTCGTGGTCTTGCCAAGTGCAAGCTGGCAACGCGCCGCGCGCCTGGGCGCCTTGCTTGGCCTGGTCGCCTACGGCACCTATGACCTGAGTAACTGGGCCACGCTGCAAGGCTGGTCCGCGCAATTGGCGATCATGGACATGGCTTGGGGGACGTTCCTGACCGCCGCATGCTGCACAGTGGGTTACCTGTGTGCACAACGAGTGCGCCGCTGA
- a CDS encoding CvfB family protein: MALVGRYNSLQVVKHTNFGLYLDGAQDGEILLPNRYIPKDIPSEDEDWLNVFIYLDSDDKLIATTEKPKVQVGEFASLKVVEVNSIGVFLDWGLPKDLLLPYSEEKRQLTAGEYCVVHVYLDKHTKRITATARLDRYLDKTPANYQVGQEVDLLVAEATDMGFKAIINNKHWGLIHKNEVFKFLRPGKEEKGFIKEIRADGNISLSLQPVGQEAASSLNSKILAKLRENNGTLPVSDKSDPAVISNLFGVSKGNFKKAIGALYKQGQIVIHADRIELS; the protein is encoded by the coding sequence ATGGCTTTAGTCGGGCGCTACAACAGCTTGCAAGTGGTTAAACACACTAACTTTGGTTTGTACCTGGACGGTGCGCAAGATGGCGAAATCCTCCTGCCCAATCGGTATATTCCCAAAGATATTCCCAGTGAAGATGAAGACTGGCTTAATGTTTTCATTTATCTGGACAGCGATGACAAACTTATCGCCACCACTGAAAAACCCAAAGTTCAAGTCGGCGAATTCGCCAGTTTGAAAGTGGTGGAAGTCAACAGTATTGGCGTGTTCCTCGACTGGGGTTTGCCCAAGGATCTGCTGCTGCCGTATTCGGAAGAAAAGCGCCAGTTGACCGCCGGTGAATACTGCGTGGTGCATGTCTATCTCGACAAGCACACCAAGCGCATCACCGCCACCGCGCGCCTGGATCGCTACCTGGACAAGACACCGGCCAACTACCAGGTGGGCCAGGAAGTCGACCTGCTGGTGGCCGAAGCCACGGACATGGGCTTCAAGGCGATCATCAACAACAAGCACTGGGGCCTGATCCACAAGAACGAAGTGTTCAAGTTCCTGCGCCCGGGTAAGGAAGAAAAGGGCTTTATCAAAGAGATCCGCGCCGACGGCAACATCAGCCTGAGCCTGCAACCGGTCGGCCAGGAAGCGGCCTCCAGCCTGAACTCGAAGATCCTCGCCAAGTTGCGTGAAAACAACGGCACCTTGCCGGTCAGTGACAAGAGCGACCCTGCGGTGATCAGCAACTTGTTCGGCGTGAGCAAGGGCAACTTCAAGAAGGCCATCGGTGCGCTGTATAAGCAGGGCCAGATTGTGATTCATGCGGATCGTATTGAACTAAGCTGA
- a CDS encoding TorF family putative porin, whose amino-acid sequence MFKPCIFLVFALVASPLAEAQIFQRELGDFDLKLGTTPSRSMAQGLVKPTSPGSDSFHGGLDLSHDSGLYFGQFSPNMGLSSSSNLEVDSYMGFKHPFDQTLGYEVGLIHYSYPKLSPLDSQEFYGGLNLLGNRFGASFSNDPDRQDSTLFADLGGTQPFGIGVSMKYTTHQLGTPVSVEGGSIRSFSDWSVQFSREWMGVDLNLIYSDSSLSGGDCSAYSGHNSQCDGLLTLKAARSFY is encoded by the coding sequence ATGTTCAAACCCTGCATCTTCCTGGTCTTTGCCCTGGTTGCCAGCCCTCTCGCCGAAGCGCAGATCTTCCAGCGCGAATTGGGCGACTTCGACCTGAAATTGGGCACCACGCCCAGCCGCAGCATGGCCCAGGGCCTGGTCAAACCCACCTCCCCCGGCAGCGACTCGTTCCATGGCGGGCTGGACCTGAGCCACGACAGTGGCCTGTATTTCGGTCAGTTCTCACCGAACATGGGCTTGTCTTCGTCCAGCAACCTCGAAGTCGATTCGTACATGGGTTTCAAACATCCCTTCGACCAGACCCTGGGCTACGAAGTGGGCCTGATCCACTACAGCTACCCCAAGCTCAGCCCCCTCGACAGCCAGGAGTTCTACGGCGGTCTGAACCTGTTGGGCAACCGCTTCGGCGCATCCTTCAGCAACGACCCGGACCGCCAGGACAGCACCCTGTTCGCCGACCTTGGTGGCACACAACCGTTTGGTATTGGCGTCAGCATGAAATACACCACTCATCAGTTGGGCACCCCGGTGTCGGTGGAAGGCGGTTCCATCCGCAGCTTCAGCGACTGGTCGGTGCAATTCTCCCGGGAATGGATGGGGGTTGACCTGAACCTGATCTACAGCGACTCCAGCCTCAGCGGCGGGGATTGCTCGGCCTATTCCGGACACAATTCGCAATGCGATGGTCTGTTGACGCTAAAGGCCGCACGGTCGTTCTATTGA